Proteins from one Bacteroides zhangwenhongii genomic window:
- a CDS encoding alpha/beta fold hydrolase: MKNRLLIAVFVSVCFLSSSCKISSGQGSQYDFSSLDSVIQGWVDKGYYPGASICVVKNDTVIFQKNYRDYTPDTKVYVASAGKWVAAAVIGAVVDRTDLGWDDPVEKWLPEFKDDAKGKIPLRQLLSHTSGVRPYLPEPRVDNYNHLDSAVTEILPLDTVFTPGTRFEYGGLAMQIAGRMAEVAMGKEFETLFQELLAQPLEMKNSHFTPINTDGGHAPMLGGGLCTTLNDYLHFLSMIYHDGMYNGKQIISAETVKEMQADQVKDAIIPSHDSDNYVAKGLGQSHNGIYGLGEWRELIDKKTGEAYQISSPGWAGAYPWINKHDKVYGFFISHVAGSSAKEDGFSSFFGSPVISRTVSEILKGKPLVVKQGRINVGNGSLYYEEAGQGEPIIFVHGHSLDHRMWDEQFSVFAKKYHVIRYDLRGYGISSSQTEDYQFMHVEDLVTLMDSLHLSKAHIVGLSLGGFITADMLAYFPDRMLSAFLASGNIRKSKGPSEPMTKEEAKVRDEEIAALKKKGVEVMKKEWFEGLMKSGGSQRERMRAPLWQMIDEWDAWQPLHKEVRVVAGLDAIEKLKKSHPAVPALIVEGHSSDNKFSKNPPILEYLPNGKLKVIEDCGHMMNMERPEEFNAALEEFLFGLY; the protein is encoded by the coding sequence ATGAAGAATCGTTTATTAATTGCCGTTTTTGTAAGTGTCTGCTTTTTGAGCAGTTCTTGCAAAATATCATCCGGTCAGGGAAGTCAGTATGACTTCTCTTCTTTGGATTCTGTTATCCAAGGATGGGTAGACAAGGGATATTACCCCGGAGCATCCATTTGTGTAGTGAAGAATGATACCGTCATTTTCCAGAAGAACTATCGGGACTATACGCCCGATACAAAAGTATATGTCGCTTCTGCCGGGAAATGGGTAGCGGCTGCTGTCATTGGCGCAGTGGTAGACCGTACTGATTTGGGATGGGATGATCCGGTAGAAAAATGGTTGCCGGAATTTAAAGATGATGCTAAAGGTAAGATTCCTCTCCGACAATTATTATCCCATACATCAGGAGTACGTCCATATCTTCCCGAGCCCCGTGTAGATAACTATAATCATTTGGATTCGGCAGTCACTGAAATTCTTCCTTTGGATACAGTCTTTACTCCCGGCACTCGTTTTGAATATGGTGGACTTGCCATGCAAATTGCCGGAAGAATGGCAGAAGTGGCGATGGGAAAGGAGTTTGAAACTCTTTTCCAGGAACTGCTGGCACAACCTTTGGAGATGAAGAACTCTCATTTTACCCCAATCAATACGGATGGCGGACATGCACCCATGTTAGGGGGCGGACTGTGTACTACCTTGAATGATTATCTTCATTTCCTGTCTATGATTTATCACGATGGAATGTATAATGGCAAGCAAATTATATCAGCAGAAACTGTGAAAGAGATGCAGGCCGACCAAGTGAAAGATGCCATCATCCCTTCGCATGACTCGGATAATTATGTAGCGAAAGGACTAGGACAATCCCACAATGGAATCTACGGATTAGGAGAATGGCGTGAACTGATAGATAAAAAGACAGGTGAAGCCTATCAGATTAGTTCACCGGGATGGGCTGGTGCTTATCCGTGGATAAATAAACACGATAAAGTTTACGGATTCTTCATTTCTCATGTAGCAGGTTCTTCTGCTAAAGAAGACGGTTTCTCTTCTTTCTTCGGCAGCCCTGTCATTTCACGGACTGTTTCAGAAATACTGAAAGGCAAGCCATTGGTTGTCAAACAAGGACGTATCAATGTAGGAAACGGCTCTCTATACTATGAAGAAGCCGGTCAGGGTGAACCGATCATTTTTGTTCACGGTCATTCGCTCGACCATCGTATGTGGGATGAGCAATTTTCGGTATTTGCGAAAAAGTATCATGTCATTCGCTATGATTTAAGAGGATACGGCATTTCTTCTTCCCAAACAGAAGATTATCAATTTATGCATGTTGAAGATCTGGTTACTTTAATGGACTCTTTACATCTCTCAAAGGCGCATATTGTCGGGCTTTCTTTGGGTGGGTTTATCACTGCTGATATGTTGGCGTATTTCCCAGATCGGATGTTATCAGCTTTTCTAGCCAGTGGAAACATCCGGAAATCGAAAGGTCCCAGTGAGCCGATGACTAAAGAAGAAGCAAAGGTGCGTGATGAAGAAATAGCTGCCCTGAAAAAGAAAGGAGTGGAGGTGATGAAGAAAGAGTGGTTTGAAGGATTAATGAAATCCGGTGGAAGTCAACGTGAGCGGATGCGTGCGCCTTTGTGGCAGATGATTGATGAATGGGATGCATGGCAACCGCTACACAAAGAAGTACGGGTAGTAGCAGGACTGGATGCTATTGAAAAATTAAAGAAGAGTCATCCTGCCGTACCTGCCTTAATTGTAGAAGGTCATTCTTCTGATAACAAATTCTCAAAAAATCCTCCCATATTGGAATATCTACCTAATGGAAAGCTGAAAGTCATAGAGGATTGCGGGCACATGATGAATATGGAACGACCGGAGGAATTCAATGCAGCTTTAGAAGAATTTTTATTTGGATTGTATTGA
- a CDS encoding DUF3037 domain-containing protein, giving the protein MQERHLYEYAVIRFVPKVEREEFINMGIVLFSKQAKYLKSLYTIDENKLKLFSSELDMNCLKEGLQVFDKICMGNKEGGAIANMDIPDRFRWLTAVKSSCIQVSRPHPGFSTDLDKTLERLFKELVL; this is encoded by the coding sequence ATGCAAGAAAGGCACTTATATGAATACGCAGTCATCCGTTTCGTTCCTAAAGTGGAACGGGAGGAGTTTATCAATATGGGGATTGTGTTGTTTTCCAAACAAGCTAAATACCTGAAATCCCTCTATACGATAGATGAGAACAAACTAAAACTATTTTCTTCCGAACTGGATATGAATTGCCTGAAAGAAGGGTTACAGGTCTTTGACAAGATATGCATGGGAAATAAAGAAGGAGGAGCCATAGCCAATATGGATATTCCTGACAGATTTCGTTGGCTGACTGCAGTAAAAAGTTCCTGCATACAAGTATCTCGCCCACATCCGGGATTTTCTACTGATTTAGATAAGACTTTGGAAAGATTGTTCAAGGAATTAGTACTCTGA
- a CDS encoding alpha/beta fold hydrolase, producing MKKYFLVVLLSLFMQTTRVAAAPWQWSVEIKELISEETNAHPSAYLWIPENCKQVRAVIIGQHNMTEETIFEHPEFRKNMGKLGIAEIWITPGIDQRWDVTKGTRQIFETMMKNLSEISGYAELEFAPVIPIGHSAMATYPWNFAAWNPERTLAVLSIHGDSPRTHLTGYGRANLDWGTRTIEGIPSLMVMGEDEWWEDRLITSFDYRREYPNAPLSFLADAGHGHFDISDELIDYLSLFLKKAVEYRLPKHSSSDIPVQLIPVEAKNGWLADRWRKNEKPTAEAASYDKYEGDKHHAFWYFDKEMADATEKYYANERGKTEQYIGFEQKGKLITFNPKSHVRMSPSFQPEADGVTFHLKAVYTDTLRNEYSKEHSTRPIRMSRICGPVEVVNDTTFTVRFYRMGLDNPKRTGGICLMASVKQDHKYRSAVQQVEIRIPYRNKEGIPQRIIFPKLSDAKASVKEISLKGTADSGLPVYYYVKEGPAEIKRDKLVLTKIPPRAKFPVKVTVVAWQYGRSGEPKVQTAEAVEQSFYITAR from the coding sequence ATGAAGAAATATTTTCTTGTTGTTTTGTTATCTCTGTTCATGCAGACTACCCGAGTTGCAGCAGCTCCCTGGCAGTGGTCCGTAGAAATAAAAGAGCTGATTTCAGAAGAGACAAACGCCCATCCTTCTGCCTATCTATGGATACCGGAAAACTGCAAACAAGTCCGTGCCGTCATCATTGGGCAACATAATATGACCGAAGAGACAATTTTTGAGCATCCTGAATTTCGGAAGAATATGGGCAAACTAGGAATTGCAGAGATATGGATCACTCCCGGAATAGACCAACGCTGGGATGTGACAAAAGGTACCCGGCAAATCTTTGAAACAATGATGAAGAATTTGTCTGAAATAAGCGGATATGCAGAACTGGAGTTTGCCCCGGTCATCCCTATCGGACACTCGGCAATGGCTACTTATCCGTGGAACTTTGCCGCCTGGAATCCCGAACGTACATTGGCTGTACTCTCTATTCACGGTGATTCTCCCAGAACTCATTTGACAGGTTACGGGCGTGCGAATTTGGATTGGGGAACCCGTACGATTGAAGGTATCCCTTCATTAATGGTAATGGGAGAGGACGAATGGTGGGAAGACCGGTTGATAACCTCTTTCGATTATCGTCGTGAATATCCGAATGCTCCCCTTTCATTTCTTGCTGATGCAGGACATGGACATTTCGACATATCCGATGAATTGATTGATTATCTTTCTCTTTTTCTAAAAAAGGCAGTGGAATACCGGTTGCCGAAACATTCGTCATCGGATATTCCGGTTCAGTTAATTCCGGTAGAAGCAAAGAATGGCTGGCTGGCAGACCGTTGGCGAAAGAATGAAAAACCTACAGCCGAAGCCGCTTCCTATGATAAGTATGAAGGAGACAAGCACCATGCATTTTGGTATTTTGATAAGGAAATGGCAGATGCCACAGAAAAATATTACGCTAATGAGCGTGGAAAGACAGAACAGTATATCGGCTTTGAGCAAAAAGGAAAACTGATAACTTTCAATCCGAAATCCCATGTACGTATGTCTCCTTCTTTTCAACCCGAAGCGGACGGAGTCACTTTCCACTTGAAAGCAGTGTACACAGATACGTTAAGGAACGAATATTCAAAAGAACACAGTACACGTCCCATTCGAATGTCGAGAATTTGCGGTCCGGTGGAAGTGGTGAATGATACAACTTTTACTGTTCGTTTCTATCGGATGGGATTGGATAATCCTAAACGTACAGGAGGCATCTGTCTGATGGCTTCCGTAAAACAGGATCATAAATACCGGAGTGCCGTTCAGCAGGTGGAGATTCGTATTCCTTACCGGAATAAGGAAGGGATACCCCAACGTATAATTTTCCCGAAACTATCCGATGCAAAGGCTTCAGTGAAAGAAATAAGTTTAAAAGGAACTGCTGACTCCGGCCTTCCGGTTTACTATTATGTAAAAGAAGGGCCGGCAGAGATAAAGAGGGATAAACTGGTATTGACTAAAATTCCCCCGCGTGCAAAATTTCCGGTAAAGGTGACAGTGGTAGCCTGGCAATATGGGCGTAGCGGAGAACCTAAAGTGCAGACTGCTGAAGCAGTAGAGCAGAGTTTTTATATTACCGCCCGTTAG
- a CDS encoding glycoside hydrolase family 127 protein → MNKKVLVTVILFGSLTVSGIVSAQSVYPGQHQGKLKKETVAPLQAESFDLKDVRLLPSRFRDNMLRDSAWMTSIDVNRLLHSFRTNAGVFAGREGGYMTVKKLGGWESLDCELRGHTTGHMLSALGLMYAATGSEIFKLKGDSLVNGLEEVQNALKNGYLSAWPEELINRNIQGKGVWAPWYTLHKLFSGLIDQYLYADNKKALTIVTRMGDWAYNKLKPLSEETRKLMIRNEFGGINESFYNLYSITGDERYRWLAEYFYHNDVIDPLKELRDDLGTKHTNTFIPKVIAEARNYELTHNETSRKLSEFFWHTMIDHHTFAPGCSSDKEHYFDPKKLSQHLTGYTGETCCTYNMLKLSRHLFCWTGDSSIADYYERALYNHILGQQDPETGMVAYFLPLLSGSHKLYSTKENSFWCCVGSGFENHAKFGEAIYYHNNQGIYVNLFIPSQVTWKEKGLTIRQETKFPQEETTRFTLRTENPVRTTIYLRYPSWSKDIKVLVNGKKISVKQKPGSYIAITREWKDGDQILATYPMQIKLEATPDNPNKAALLYGPLVLAGERGTEGMQAPAPFSNPALYNDYYTYNFHVPAHLRTSLKLDKKHPERALQRVGSDLKFTTEQGDVIRPLYDLHHQRYVVYWDLQSEK, encoded by the coding sequence ATGAATAAGAAAGTTTTAGTTACGGTAATCTTGTTTGGTTCATTGACAGTATCGGGTATAGTGTCAGCTCAATCTGTATATCCCGGACAACACCAGGGAAAGTTGAAAAAGGAAACAGTCGCTCCCCTTCAGGCGGAAAGTTTTGATTTGAAAGATGTTCGCCTGTTGCCAAGTCGTTTCCGTGATAATATGCTTCGGGATTCTGCTTGGATGACGTCAATAGATGTGAATCGTCTGCTACATAGCTTCCGTACCAATGCCGGTGTATTTGCCGGACGTGAGGGCGGATATATGACAGTGAAGAAACTGGGTGGTTGGGAATCTTTGGATTGCGAACTTCGCGGACATACTACCGGACACATGCTCTCGGCACTTGGTTTGATGTACGCAGCTACCGGCAGTGAGATATTCAAACTGAAAGGCGATAGCTTGGTTAACGGATTGGAAGAAGTGCAGAATGCACTGAAAAACGGATATTTGAGTGCCTGGCCCGAGGAACTGATAAACCGGAATATTCAGGGAAAAGGTGTATGGGCTCCTTGGTATACTCTGCACAAACTTTTCTCCGGACTGATAGATCAATATCTGTATGCGGATAATAAGAAAGCATTGACTATCGTCACCCGAATGGGCGATTGGGCATACAATAAATTGAAGCCCCTTAGTGAAGAAACACGTAAACTTATGATCCGCAATGAATTTGGCGGTATCAATGAGTCATTCTATAATTTATACTCAATAACGGGAGATGAACGTTATCGCTGGTTGGCGGAATATTTCTACCACAATGACGTAATCGACCCTTTGAAAGAACTTCGCGATGACTTGGGAACGAAGCATACCAATACTTTCATCCCGAAAGTGATAGCTGAAGCCCGCAACTACGAATTAACCCACAACGAGACAAGTAGGAAACTTTCGGAATTCTTCTGGCACACCATGATTGACCATCATACTTTTGCTCCGGGATGCAGCAGTGACAAAGAACACTACTTTGATCCGAAGAAGTTATCTCAACATCTGACCGGCTATACCGGAGAAACTTGTTGTACCTATAATATGCTCAAACTTAGCCGCCATCTTTTCTGCTGGACGGGCGATTCATCTATTGCAGATTATTACGAAAGGGCATTGTATAATCACATCTTGGGACAACAAGACCCTGAAACAGGTATGGTAGCTTATTTCCTGCCTTTGCTTTCCGGGTCTCATAAACTGTATAGCACAAAAGAGAACTCTTTCTGGTGTTGCGTAGGTAGCGGATTTGAGAATCATGCAAAGTTTGGAGAAGCCATCTATTACCATAACAATCAGGGAATATATGTAAATCTATTTATCCCTTCGCAGGTAACCTGGAAAGAAAAAGGACTGACAATCCGTCAGGAAACGAAATTCCCACAGGAAGAAACAACGCGTTTCACCCTCCGTACAGAAAATCCTGTTCGTACCACCATTTATCTGCGCTATCCTTCGTGGAGCAAGGATATAAAAGTGTTGGTGAATGGTAAGAAAATATCTGTAAAACAGAAGCCTGGTTCTTATATTGCCATTACCCGTGAATGGAAAGATGGCGACCAAATCTTGGCTACTTATCCGATGCAAATCAAATTGGAGGCTACCCCGGATAATCCGAACAAGGCAGCTCTGTTATATGGTCCATTGGTATTGGCGGGAGAACGGGGGACTGAAGGTATGCAAGCACCTGCTCCTTTCTCAAATCCGGCTCTTTATAATGATTATTATACCTATAATTTTCATGTCCCAGCACATTTGCGTACCTCTTTGAAACTAGATAAGAAACACCCTGAACGTGCCTTGCAACGTGTAGGAAGTGATTTGAAGTTTACGACAGAACAAGGAGATGTGATTCGTCCGTTATACGATTTGCATCACCAGCGCTATGTCGTATATTGGGATTTACAATCAGAAAAATAG
- a CDS encoding HipA family kinase, protein MDLRTANVTRYILPLREGGSLPALAEADDEFKYVVKFRGAGHGTKALIAELIGGEIARALGFRVPEIVFLNLDEAFGRTEADEEIQDLLQWSRGLNMGLHFLSGSLTFDPIVHQVDGKTASQVVWLDALLTNVDRTIKNTNMLIWHKELWLIDHGASLYFHHSWTNWQKQALVPFVQIKDHVLLPFANKLEEVDIEFRQILTSDKIREIVNAIPDDWLNWTEGTETPQDLRDIYIRFLEERIKHSETFVNEAQNARKALI, encoded by the coding sequence ATGGATTTACGTACGGCAAATGTTACAAGATATATTCTTCCTCTGCGTGAGGGGGGCTCATTGCCTGCTTTAGCCGAAGCTGACGATGAATTTAAATATGTAGTCAAATTCAGAGGGGCAGGACACGGAACAAAAGCGCTGATTGCCGAACTGATTGGTGGGGAGATAGCCCGTGCACTGGGTTTCAGAGTCCCCGAAATAGTTTTTCTGAATCTGGACGAGGCCTTCGGACGAACGGAAGCAGACGAAGAGATACAGGATTTACTTCAATGGAGTCGCGGACTGAATATGGGATTGCATTTCCTTTCCGGTTCACTGACTTTTGATCCGATAGTACATCAAGTAGATGGAAAAACCGCTTCGCAAGTAGTATGGCTGGATGCCTTGCTGACTAACGTAGACCGTACCATTAAAAACACCAATATGTTGATATGGCACAAAGAACTATGGTTGATAGATCATGGGGCGTCCCTTTATTTCCACCATTCCTGGACTAACTGGCAAAAACAGGCACTGGTTCCTTTTGTACAGATAAAAGACCATGTATTATTGCCGTTTGCCAATAAACTGGAAGAGGTAGATATTGAATTCAGGCAGATATTGACTTCTGATAAAATCCGTGAGATAGTCAATGCTATTCCCGATGACTGGTTAAACTGGACAGAAGGCACAGAAACTCCACAGGATTTGAGAGACATTTATATTCGATTCTTAGAAGAAAGGATTAAGCATTCCGAAACATTTGTAAATGAAGCGCAAAATGCAAGAAAGGCACTTATATGA